The following is a genomic window from Caproiciproducens sp. CPB-2.
AATACCGTCTTGTCCAGCGCAGATATTCAAAAGACTCCACCACGCCGGCAGGGCGGCGGTCTGCGTCAAAAACATACAGTTCCATAAAATCACACCCCTAAATACTGCGGGCGGTAGTACAGGCTGACCTCCAGCAGTTCTTTGCCCGCCGCCGCATCATAGCGGAGGGTGGTTTTCCCCGGCGGAAGCTGCAGGAAGGTCGAGCCGGTGTCCAGCAGGCTGAACACGCTGACTTCTTCGCCGCTTTGTACATGCACCACCCGCTTTCCCGCGAAATGGGTGTAAACGCGGATTTCCTCGCCGGCGGTCATGACGGTGTTCAGGCGGACATATTCGCCGGTGGCGACGTCCATCAATTCGGGATTTGTTACTTCACCCAGCGCGCGGAACACGATCCGGCAGCCACAGGACACATCCCCGGGATTTTCCACCGTGATAATCTGGCTGGGCTGGCGGGAGCCGAATTCGATGCCGCCGTCGGGAATTTCCAGCACAAAATGAAAGAGCGGCGTCCAGCGGGCCAGCTCCGCGCGGACTTCCGAAAGCGCCTCAAAGAAGGGCGAGGGGCACAGCAGGCTGACAAAAAAGCCCGGCGCGCGCTCCCTGCACGAGGCAGTGAACCCGGCTTCCTCCACCACGCAGGCAATCTGCCGGTTCCGGTAGGTCAGCGTGCCCTGCTGTTTGGGCGTGAAAATCCGCAGAAACTGCTTTCTTCGTTCATACGCCGCATCGGGCGAGGACGCCACAATCGTTCCTTCCAGCGTGATGTTGCGCATATCCAGAGCGGAGGAAATGAAAAAAGCGCCGTCCTGCTGGGGCGCTTGAAAGGTATTGACGGTCTGGCGGACGCTCCCCGCGCCGTCGAGCTTCGTCAGGAAGAACGGCTTTGCCTGCCGCAGCGTCAGTTTCTCTCCCGATTCGTTGGTATAGGTCAGTTCCATGCCGTCCCTCCTTTAGTACTCCAGTGCCAGCTTGCGCGAGAGGTTCTTGAATTCCCGGGCAAGCTCCTTTTCGGACAATGCCTTAGGGCTGACCACCGAGATGTTCTGCGTGATGCTTGTGCCCGCGGAGATGCTCCGTCCGGACGCGCCGGCGTTTACGGAAAAGCTGGTGGGGATGGCGTTCCGCATTTCACGAGAGACGGAAGCCATCGCGTCCTCGAACCCCACGCCGATGCCTTCGCCCATGTTTCGGCCAAGACCGGCGAACAACGCCGAGGGCGAATGAATGCCGAAGAAGTCCTTGATGCGGTCCACGATGCCGCCGAAAAAGCCGCTGATTTTGTTCCACAGCCACGCGCCGGCGTCCGAAATGCCCTGCCACAAGCCCTTGATGAGATTTCCGCCCACCTGCGCCATCTGCCCGATGTACCCGGTGAACGCCCGGACAAGGCCCGCCACAATCTGCGGCACCGCCTTGACGACTTCCACAATAATGGAGGGCAGATTGGCAATCAGCGACACCAGCAGCCTGACGCCGGCCGTGATGATTTTCCCGGTGTTGCCGGCGAAGGCGTTTGACAGCGCGGCGACAATCTGCGGGATAGCGGACACAACGGTCGTGATGATGAGCGGCAGATTCTGGATCAGCGCGATGAGCAGTTTCACGCCCGCTTCCACAATGAGGGGAATGGAAATGATCAGCGCGTTTACAAGGCCGTCCACAATCTGGGGAATTGCCGCCGTCACCGCTTCGATGATCTGCGGCAAAGCGGCCACCAGCGAGGTCAGAAGCTGAATGCCGGCTTCGACGATCTGCGGAATCGAGCCAATGAGGAAATTCACCAGCGCGGTAATAATGGCGGGCAATGCCGCCACCAGCTGCGGGATGGCGTCGAGCAGTCCCTGCGTCAGACCGAGAATGAGCTGCAGCGCCGCTTCGAGCAGCATCGGCAGGTTGTCAATCAGTCCCTGCACAATGGTGGTCACGGCGTTTACCGCCACGGGAATCAGTTGTGGGAGCGCATTTCCGATGCCCTCCACCAGCGCCGTCACCAGCTGCACCGCCGCGTCGATGAGGAGCGGCAGGCTGTCGATGAGAGCGGAAACAATGGTCATGACCGCGTCCACCGCCGCCGGAATTAACTGTGGCAGAAGCGTCAGAAGCGTGTCGAGCACCTGCGTGAACAGGCTGACCACCGTGGACAGCAGCGTGGGGAGCAGTTCTCCCACCGCCTGCAGAATTCCGTCCAGAGCGGCGGGCAGGGCGGCGACGATGTTCTCAATCACCGGCGTGATGTTTTTGACCACATTCTGAAACGCTTCCACCACGTTGCCGATCAGCAGCTGAATATCCGCGTCCGCGTCGCCCAGCCCCGCCGTCAGGTTGCCGACGGCAGACTGCATCCCGGCGATGGAGCCGCTGATGGTCTCCGTCGCTTCCTTGGCGGTGGTGCCCGTGATGCCCATTTCCGTCTGAATGACGTGGATGGCCGCGTACACATCATTCAGATTGCTGATGTCGTATTTCTGCCCGGACAGCTTTTCGGCGTCGGAAAGAAGCCGCTCCATCTCGGTTTTCGTGCCGCCGTAGCCGAGCTTCAGGTTGTCGAGCATGGTGTAGTTCTGTTTGGCAAAGCCCTGATAGGCGTCCTGGATGGCGGAAATGTCCGTGCCCATTTTGTTGGCGTTGTCGGACATATCGGTAATCGCCGTATCCGCGGCCTTGGCTGCTTTGGCGGTGTCGCCGCCGAGGGACTGGATAAGACTGGCCGAAAAGCTCGTGACCGTCTCCATGTACTCGTTGGCGGACATGCCCGCAGTTTGGAAGGCGTTGGCGGCATAGCTCTGGACGGCCGCGCTGGAATCCTTGAACAGCGTGTCCACGCCGCCCACCAGCTGCTCGTAATCGGCATAAGCGGCGACCACTTCCTTGCCGAGCTTGACGGCAGCGGCACCGGCGGCGACTACGACCGCGCCCATCGCCACACCGACACCCTTTAAAACGCCGTCCAGCTTTTCAAACTTGGAACCGGACTTTTCCGCTTCGTCGCCGCTTTCCTTCAGTTCATTTCCCAAATTGTCCGCGCCCTCGGTGGACTGCGAAAGCTCGCGCTCCATGCCGTTAAGCTCCGCCTGTGCTTTGTTGAGCTGAATCTGCCAGTTCTGGGTGCGGCGGTCGTTTTCGCCGAAGGAATCGGAGGCATTTTTCAAGGCGGCGCGCAGGGTTTCGATTTTCGCCTTCTGGGCGTCGATCTGCTTATTGAGGACTTCGTTCCGGGCGGCGGCCGCCTGCACGGATTTGTCCTGCTTGTTAAACTGGCTGGTGACCAGCGTCATTTCAGAGCCGAGCACTTTGAAGGACTGATTGATGTCCGAGAGCGCCTTTTTGAATTCCTTTTCGCCCTCCACACCGATTTTCAGGCCGAAATTATCCGCCATCTGCCGCTCACCTCCTCACAAAGGACATGAAAAAGGAGCAGCCCGAAGGTTGCTCCTGAAAAGATATTTTAACGTGCTGATTATTTCTCAGCCGCGGCCCGTTCCATAATTTCGCTGACCACGGCGGTTTTCGCATCGGCATAGTTTTGCACGTTATCCCACACCTGCCGGGCCAGTTCACGCTTGACTTGCGCATATTTCTCGCGGTCGGCTTCATTCGTGCGAAGCCAGTCCCGAAAACGAAGCATGCGCTCCGCTTCGGATGTTCCCTCACTGAATACATGAAGATTGATATCCGTATCGGGGCCTTTGAACACACGGTGTTCAAACCAGTCGGGTTCCCGTATACGGAGCACATACCCAGCCGCTTCCAGTGCAGGGGCATAGGATGCCTCATCAGACGAATCTGCCACCGTCAAAAGAATGTCGATAATCGGCTTGGCGCACAGCCCCGGCACCGAGGTTGAACCGACGTGCTCCAGCCGCAGGACGCGGCTGCCGATCAGAGAGCGGATTCTGTCCGCTTCCCGATCAAACAGTTTTGGCCAGAGAGGGTCAAACTCCACAAGCGTGATGGTGGAATGAAGCGGCTTTAAATCACCGATTGTCACTTTTTTCAGATATTCCTCGCGTGAAGCACTCTCTGCCTGCCTCATTTTTTCGCAGCTTTTCGGTTCATTACGGGATAACTGCGCCATCTTTTCCTCCTAATATTTGATTCTGAAATAATCCAGATACTTCTTAAACTGATCCTGCGCCGCAAGGCAGGTGTCGGTCAGATAGCCCTTTTCCCGGTCCCACTCATGCAGCCCGCGATAGTAAAACATCTTCATGTCGTCGCCGACGATAAAGGGCACGATGTTGTTCCGCAGGCACTCCTTGAACAGAATCAGCCGCCCCACACGGCCGTTGCCGTCCTGAAACGGATGAATGCTCTCAAATCGCACATGAAAATCGAGAAGCTCCTCAAAGGTCTTTTCCTTTCCCGCGTTGTAGTCGGTCAGCAGCTTCTTCATGGCCGAGTTGACCTGTTCGGGCGGCGTGGTCTCCCTGCCGCCGACCTCGTTGGGCATCCGCTTGTAATCGCCCACGGCGAACCAGTCCAGCCGCGAATCGCTGGTGCCGTTTTTCAGCGTGAGGTGCAGTTCCTTGATGAATTTTTCCGTCAGCGCGTATTTTGCCTGTGTGATGATCAGGTCTATGCACTTGAAATGATTTGCCGTCTCGACGATATCGTCCACGTTCATCGCTTCGCCGGCCGGGCCGATGGTGTTGGTCTCAAAAATGTAGCGCGTCTGGTCATGGGTCAGGCGGCTGCCCTCGATATGGTTGGAGTTGTAGGTCAGCTCGATCTGCACCTTGTGATAAATCCCGCCGGAGGTTTTCGCCGCCTGCTCCGCCCGCAGAATATCCAAAAGCGTTTTCGGCGCGTCGGAATGCTTGTTGACACGCCCCGGTTTTTCTGCGTTTTCGGGGATGTTCCATGTCTTGCCCGTCAGAAACGCACCGGGAATTTTGTTCTGGGCGCAGTAATTGCGGACCGTCCGCTCGGACATCTTCCATTTCTTCGCCGTTTGTGCCACCGACAGATAATTCATACCGCGCCCCCTTTGTATTTCTGTCTCTATGATAGCATATTATCGGCAAAAAATCAATAAAGTGTGCACGACATAATCCGGATATTTGCCGATACCGGCAATTTTCTGACGTTTAAATCCCCGGCGGGATGATATCGTCAATGGAAAAGGTTTGCTTTGGCTTTTCCATGCCGAGGAACTGCTTGTGACAGGTCCATAAATCCAGAAACAGTCCGATGGGCATCAGCCAGAAGTCCTCTGCACCCATGCCCATCTGCACCGTTCCGTAATACAAAAGCCGGGTAAACAGCTCTTCCGTGTTTACCCGACTTCCACGTTTTTTGAGGAGGTTTCCTCCTCACTTTCCACATTCCGCGCCGTACCCTTGAACATCGCCTCAGTGATGGCGTTCTTGTACGCCGCCAGATCCAGCGGCGAGGTCAGCAGCTCCACGTCCTCCTCGGTGAGCAGTTCCTGCGGTGCGTCCTTGTTTTTCAGGTTGTGGATCAGGATGGACTGATTTGCCAGCAGGGTAAGCAGCCAGACAATCTCATCCAGCGCCATCTCGAAGTTCTCGGACTTCATCAGCTTTTCGCCGAGGTTCTCCAGCCCGCCGTAGCGCCGGGCGATTTCCTTGGTGGCGCGGGTGGTGAGAATCAATTCATATTGCTTACCGCCGATTGTAATCACGGCGGTTCGTTCGTTTTCCATGCGTCAGCCCTCCTTATTCACCGGCCGGTGCTTCGGTGTAGGTCGGCTCGTACACCTGCCCGAACCAGCCGGTGATGGTTTCGGACGTAACGCCCGCGGCACCCTCGGAAACCTCCGCCTTCCACGGATGCGTTCCCTTGGTGTCCGGCTTGCTGCGGCGCATGACCGTGCCCTCAATGCTCGGCGTGGAAAAGGTGATGGAGTCGCCCTTTGTCTGCAGGTTAGTCGCAGGGATGCCGAAAATAACGCGGTAGAGCCAGAAGTACCGGTACTTGCCATTTGCCCGCAGA
Proteins encoded in this region:
- a CDS encoding Fic family protein; protein product: MNYLSVAQTAKKWKMSERTVRNYCAQNKIPGAFLTGKTWNIPENAEKPGRVNKHSDAPKTLLDILRAEQAAKTSGGIYHKVQIELTYNSNHIEGSRLTHDQTRYIFETNTIGPAGEAMNVDDIVETANHFKCIDLIITQAKYALTEKFIKELHLTLKNGTSDSRLDWFAVGDYKRMPNEVGGRETTPPEQVNSAMKKLLTDYNAGKEKTFEELLDFHVRFESIHPFQDGNGRVGRLILFKECLRNNIVPFIVGDDMKMFYYRGLHEWDREKGYLTDTCLAAQDQFKKYLDYFRIKY
- a CDS encoding phage tail family protein; amino-acid sequence: MELTYTNESGEKLTLRQAKPFFLTKLDGAGSVRQTVNTFQAPQQDGAFFISSALDMRNITLEGTIVASSPDAAYERRKQFLRIFTPKQQGTLTYRNRQIACVVEEAGFTASCRERAPGFFVSLLCPSPFFEALSEVRAELARWTPLFHFVLEIPDGGIEFGSRQPSQIITVENPGDVSCGCRIVFRALGEVTNPELMDVATGEYVRLNTVMTAGEEIRVYTHFAGKRVVHVQSGEEVSVFSLLDTGSTFLQLPPGKTTLRYDAAAGKELLEVSLYYRPQYLGV
- a CDS encoding GrpB family protein, with product MAQLSRNEPKSCEKMRQAESASREEYLKKVTIGDLKPLHSTITLVEFDPLWPKLFDREADRIRSLIGSRVLRLEHVGSTSVPGLCAKPIIDILLTVADSSDEASYAPALEAAGYVLRIREPDWFEHRVFKGPDTDINLHVFSEGTSEAERMLRFRDWLRTNEADREKYAQVKRELARQVWDNVQNYADAKTAVVSEIMERAAAEK
- a CDS encoding phage tail protein, translating into MADNFGLKIGVEGEKEFKKALSDINQSFKVLGSEMTLVTSQFNKQDKSVQAAAARNEVLNKQIDAQKAKIETLRAALKNASDSFGENDRRTQNWQIQLNKAQAELNGMERELSQSTEGADNLGNELKESGDEAEKSGSKFEKLDGVLKGVGVAMGAVVVAAGAAAVKLGKEVVAAYADYEQLVGGVDTLFKDSSAAVQSYAANAFQTAGMSANEYMETVTSFSASLIQSLGGDTAKAAKAADTAITDMSDNANKMGTDISAIQDAYQGFAKQNYTMLDNLKLGYGGTKTEMERLLSDAEKLSGQKYDISNLNDVYAAIHVIQTEMGITGTTAKEATETISGSIAGMQSAVGNLTAGLGDADADIQLLIGNVVEAFQNVVKNITPVIENIVAALPAALDGILQAVGELLPTLLSTVVSLFTQVLDTLLTLLPQLIPAAVDAVMTIVSALIDSLPLLIDAAVQLVTALVEGIGNALPQLIPVAVNAVTTIVQGLIDNLPMLLEAALQLILGLTQGLLDAIPQLVAALPAIITALVNFLIGSIPQIVEAGIQLLTSLVAALPQIIEAVTAAIPQIVDGLVNALIISIPLIVEAGVKLLIALIQNLPLIITTVVSAIPQIVAALSNAFAGNTGKIITAGVRLLVSLIANLPSIIVEVVKAVPQIVAGLVRAFTGYIGQMAQVGGNLIKGLWQGISDAGAWLWNKISGFFGGIVDRIKDFFGIHSPSALFAGLGRNMGEGIGVGFEDAMASVSREMRNAIPTSFSVNAGASGRSISAGTSITQNISVVSPKALSEKELAREFKNLSRKLALEY